CGACCACGACGCCGCGGACCGCTGCTTCGGCGCGCTGGAGCGCCACGTCCGCGAGCACCTGGAGATCGTCCTTCCCACGAGCCACGTCGTGGTGCCCCTGGCGCGGACGCGCGACTGGTACCACCTGGGCACCGTGGCGGACCGGCGCTGCCTGGAGCGCGCGCACTGGTTTCTGGGCGTACGCAGCACGGCGGCGGCGGGCGTGGTCATCGGCGAGGTGCCGCGGCGGGTGAAGCTGTGCTCCGCGCAGCACATCGAGCGGCTGGTACGCGAGGCGTATCCCGGCCTGGTGCTGGAGCACGAGCCGACGCCCCCCGCCGCGCTCTCTCCGCGGCTGGGGACGCACTACTTCCGCGTGCGCACCCAGGGCCCGTGCTGGGCCGCCATCCGCGAGGCGGGCGAGGTGGGCGCCTACGCCCCCGAGTCCATCCCCGGCGCCGAGCTGGAGCTGTCCATCGTCATGGAGGGGTGAGCGCAGGAAGAAAGGGAGCACCGACAGGGAGGATTCAGGCCGACCATCCGGCTGAACTTCAATGAGGAGTGATGGTGACCATGGCGAAGAAAAAGATCGTGGTAAACCTGGCCCTGCAGTCTGTCACCGCGTACGAGGGGGACAAAGTGGTCCGAGAGTGTGAGTGCGTCACGGGCGATTCGGATCATCCCACGCCCAAGGGGGGGTTCTCGGTGAAGCTCAAATACAGGAAGTACACGAGCAGGAAGTACAAGGCACCGATGGACTATGCCATGTTCTTCACCAACAACGGCGAGGCGCTGCACAAGTACC
The Longimicrobium sp. genome window above contains:
- a CDS encoding L,D-transpeptidase, translated to MAKKKIVVNLALQSVTAYEGDKVVRECECVTGDSDHPTPKGGFSVKLKYRKYTSRKYKAPMDYAMFFTNNGEALHKYHGRAPWWMLRAGRALTDQVGSHGCVRLQEEDAMALFEWAAEGTPVEVF